AATAAAACACATATATCATGAAAGCTTTTTAAGCTGCCGAATTTGCCACTCTTTGAATCAAAACTGCGAAAGACTGCACTATGTTGTAAAGATCCAATATTGTTTAGTCCTTGGACATCACAAAACGTGAATCCCTTTAAGATGTAGACTTCCAATTACGATAACTCCCATCATAGTAAAATTTGTTTGGACTTGTAAACACCTATATTTCCTTAAATCTTATCAAAAGAAAATCGTAGCTTTTACTTGGTTTGCAAATACAATAAGTTGTACTAGATCCTTGCTAATTAATAAAATGTAGAATAATGGACTGATGAATCATGAATGTTTACTATCTTTtagaaaggataaaagaaaagattggcAAATaaacatatgttcaataaatataataagaaatgaaaaaaaaaatgtgacaaCAATGCTTGAAATAGGAGTACAAAGAGAGGGGTGAGAGAGTTTACACATCTGGAAATAACATTATAAGAACTAAATGTAAGTTTCCTAGAAATTTTCACTACGAATGGACCTTCAAAATTAGAAGTCCATTTTCCTCGATGATCCTTTTGAAATGGAAGTATTCTTTTTAATACCAAATCTCCCTCTCGAAAGCTTCCAGAATGCACTTTCTTATTATATGCTCACATTAGCCTTCTTTGGTAAAGTTGCCCATGATTTAATGCTGCCAACCATTTTTCTTCAACGAAATTCAACTGCTCATAACGGCATCGTATCCATTCAGCTTCATCTAACTTAGCTTCCATGAGAACTCTCAATGAAGGTATCTCAACTTCTAAAGGTAAGACAGCTTCCATACCATAAACTAAAGAAAATGGTGTTGCCCCTATTGAACTACGAACTGACGTGCGATATCCATGTAGTGCAAACGGTAGCATTTCATGCCAatctttgtatgatattgtcattttctcaatgatttttttaatattgttgtTAGTTGCCTAAACTGCCCCATTCATCTTTGGGCGATATGGAGTTAAATTTCAGTGATTAATCTTGAACTGCTCACAAAGTTCATCCATCATTTTGTTATTAAGGTTGTTGACATTATCCGTAATAATACCCTCTTGGAGATCATAACGACATATCAACTCTTTCTTGATAAACTTGAGCACTACTCCCCTTGTAACATTGCAATAAGATGCAGCCTCTATCCATTTAGTGAAGTAATCAATGGCCACAAGAATAAAACGATGGCCATTTAAGGCTTTAGGATCAATGGGTCCAATAATATCCATTCCCCATAAAGAAAATGGTCATGGTGCTGACAAGACATGCAATGGAGATGCTGCTACATGGATCTTATCCATATAAATTTGACACTTTTTACGTTCCCTTGCATATTTTATTCAGTCTGATTTCATCGTTGTCCAATAATAACCAGATCTAAGTATTTGTCTAGCCATCGTATGTCCATTAGCATGTGTTCCACATATTCCTTCATGAATGTCTGTCATAATTTGTTTTGCTTCCTCCTCATCAACACACCGAAGAAGCACCATATCGTGGTTTCTTTTATAAAGAACTTCACCACTTAAGAAAAAGTTCATGGCCAACCTCCTTATTGTGCGTTTGTCATTCTCTAAAGCTTCATATGGATATTCTCTACACTTTATGTATTCCTTAATGTCAAAATACCATGGCTTGTTATCATTTCCAACATTCATGCAGTATGCTGGCACATCTCGCTTTGTAATTTGGATTGGATGAAGTTCAAattcaagattaagatcaaacATCACTGCCAAGATGGCTAATGCATCTGTCATTCGATTGTCTTCCCTAGGAACATGGTCAAATGAAAtcttctcaaaattttgagacaATTTTATAACATATTGGCTGTAAGGCACCAATTTAGCATCTCTTGTTTCACATTCTTCCTTGACTTGATGTATCACTAACATCGAGTCATCCAAAACTTTCAACTTTTTAATACTCATATCGCATGCTACTTGAAGTCCCATAATGCAAGCTTCATGTTCAGCGATATTGTGAGTGCATTCAAAACATAACTTGGCCGTTAGGGGGAAAACCTTTCCTTCTGGAGAAATTAGCACAACTTCAATCCCATGTTCCAACTCATTTGAGGCACCATCGAAAAGCATAGTCCATGTCTCATGATCTCTAGCATTCTTTTCAACTAGAAATATGTTTTCATCTGGAAAATCAATCCTCATAGGCTCGTAATCTGCTACTGGTTGAGCAGCTAAATGATCGGCAAGTGCGCTTCCCTTTATTACTTTTTTAGTAACATAAACAATATCATACTCTGACAACAAAACTTGCCATTTTGCAATCCTTTCAGATAATGatggttttttaaaaatgtgCTTTATTGGATCCATTTTTGAAATAAACCATGTTGTGTGGTATAACATATATTGCCTCAAACGATGAGTGATCCATACCAAAGAACAACAAGTTCGCTCTAACATTGAGTATCTAGACACATAATCGGTAAACTTTTTGTTCAAATAATAAATGGCATGCTCTTTCTTCCTTAATAAATCATGTTGTCCTAGAACACCACGCATGGAACTTTCTAATACTGTTAAATACAAGATTAACGGTCGCCCTGAAGCTGGAGGTATCAGTACTGGTGGGCTCTGCAAATACTGGTTAATTTTGTTGAAAGCTTCTTCACAATCCTCATTCCATTTTCTTGGGTTGTTTTTACGTAAGAGCTTGAAGATTGGTTCGCATGTTGTTGTTAAATATGAGATAAATCTGGATATGTAGTTCAATCTTCCAAGAAAATCTCgaatttctttttctgttttagGGGATGGCATTTCCATGATAGCCCTCACTTTATCTGAGTCTACTTTAATCCCTTCTTCACTGATGATGAATCCTAGTAGCTTTTCCGAGGTTGCCCTAAATGTACATTTGGATGGATTTAATTTCAATTGACATTTTCTCAACCGATCAAATAATTTTTTGAGTATGGTTGTATGATCTTCATCTGCCTTGGATTTTGCaatcatatcatcaacatacacCTCTATTTCTTTATGCATCATATCATGAAAAAGTGTAACCATTGCTCACTGATATGTTGCCCCAGcatttttcaaaccaaaagacattacTTTGTAACAGAATGTTCCCTAAAGGGTAATGAATGTCGTTTTTTCTCCATCTTCTTCAACCATTTTGATCTGATTATATCCTAAAAAACCATCCATGAAGGAGAAAGATTAGTATCCTGCAGTGTTATCCACCAGCATGTCGATATGAGGTAAAGGGAAGTTATCTTTTGGACTGGCTCGATTTAAATCTCTATAGTCCACACACATTCTCACTTTTCTGTCTTTTTTGGGCACTGGAACAATGTTTGCCACCCATTAAGAATACTTGGAGACTGTGAGGAACCCTGCTTCAATTTGCTTCTGTACTTCCTCCTTTATTTTAATCAGTACATCGGTTTCATTTTACGTAGCTTTTATCTCACTGGGTTGCATTCTGGTTTTAAAGGAACTCGATGTACTATAATATCCATATTTAATCTCGAAATATCCTGATAACTTCAAGTAAAAATATCTGAGTACTCACGTAACAAATTGATTAGTTTTTTTCGTGATTCACTGGTCAATGATGTGccaatttttacctcttttgACTCCTCTTGAGAACCCAAATTGATTGCTTCAACTAGTTCTTGGTGAGGACCTAGaacctcatcttcttcttctaccaTTCTTAACAATTCTGAGGATATTCCCACATCATCTTCATCGTCACTTTTCTTGTCAGATTCCCTAGTGTATATTAAGGCATCAAGGGTAGAACTGGAATTACTAACATCTTCATTCTTATGAATATTGTCTATGAAAATGTTTAgacttttatgtttaatttgcAAATGCAGGAAAGAAAgcagagagaagaagaaattagaatgaatgaaatgaaaatgcggaaattttattaaataataagaAAGCAGTACATCAATGTTGTAAAGCAAATAAATACTATGGCCTTAGATAGAGCcattcgaaaaataaaaatttaaacaaataaaagctTAATCATTACTATTGAAAATCTCTTAAAAATGTAGTTAGATCTACAATATCCCAATTGTTAAGCTCAAAATCAGGAGGACATGCATAAACTGTGTTGCTTTCAAATGATGCTTCTTGTGTCACTGCTGCAAACGATAACCTTTCCATCTTCATTAACAAATCATCCTTCAAATCAGAGTTGTGTGATGAGTAACTTATACCAGCACTCttgaaaatatcatataattatggTATAAGTTTTATACTTGGATGAAACTCCCTCATCTCTAGCTTTGTTAAAggctttttcttcttttcctcctgaAGCCTAATCTTGTCATATATGAATGGCTTATAGCCCAAACCAAACCTCTCATCATTGCTGGATGTTTTTAAAAGTGTTTCTAAGTTTTGATTCAAAGAATATCCTCCACCTCACATTATCCTAGTAGTCATAACTTCAACTTTAGACTTGTGTGGCTTTATCACTTCATCTACAATTGCTTCCATCATAGTTGCTTGAGCAATTTCAAAAGAGCGAAAAGAACACTCTAATGCTTCCTCTGTCGCTTCAACATATGGGGTTGACACCGGCTTTGTTATTAAGAAATCTTCCTCTCCCATCACACAAATCAACTTACTCCCAACAATAAATTTCAATTTCTGATGCAACGTGGATGGCACCACTCCTGCGGAGGGAATCCAAGGACGTCCTAATACAAAAACTGTATATTGGTGTTATCTCCATGACTTGAAAGACTATATTGAAAATACATGGGCCAATTTTAGTTGGTAGTTCAATATCACCCATTACTTCTCTAGATGACCCATCAAAAGCTTTCACAACCATAGTACTTGATTTTATGTGTGACATATCCACTAGAAGCTTCAATAGTATAGATTTAGGTATTATATTGAGAGTTGATCTGTTATCCACTAAAACTCTTGCAATAACGTAGTATTTGCACTTCACTTGAATATGCAGTGCTTTTGTATGGCCTAAGCCTTCAGGAGAATTTCGTCATCTGTAAAGACTATGGAATTTGAAGATGTAATGTTTCCAATGATTTCACTGAACTTTTCCACTAACATGTCATGTCTGACGTGTGCCTtgttcaaaatatctaataacacTTTGGCATGAGGCTCTGAATTCAAAAACAACGATAATAAAGAAATTTGAGCTGGAGTATGATGCATTTGCTCTATGATCTTATACTCACTTTGTTTTACTATTTTCAAGAATTCATTTCCTTCCACATCTGTGACAAGCTTTTTATCTTCTATATCTTTTGCAATCATAGGCATCTCCGCATCTTGGTCTTTGTAATGCTCCttcacatttcttttctcatttttccTACCTTGCCTTTAGTATTAGACCATCTGAAGGGACTGTTAAATTATCTGGTTTGTAGCATCTTCCACTTCGGGTTATCCCGCTGATTCCTATAATGTTATCAACTGAAGGACCTGTTATGGCTCGGCACTTGGATTATGAGTTTTTTAGGATTGTAAAAGGTTGACTCATTACAACTTTCTTGATAAAAAACTATCAAAGGTCttggtaaaaaaaaatcttccttTTCTGAAACTTCATCCATTAAAGCACATATTTTACTGTCTTTTCTCTCGTCTTTTCCTTGTCCTTTATATATCGTAAGTATCTTTCAATCCATTAGTTGTTGTACTTTGGATCTAAATTTTTGGCACTGTTGGACAACGTGGCCTGCAACTCCTTGATGGAATATACAATGTATGCTTTCATCATACCCTTCATATCTTATGTTGGGGTCTAGATATTCCTGACTAACATATCCTGCTTCAAAAAGACCTTCAATAAGTGATTCATAGCTATCACAATCTCATGGACTTCATTTTTGCACTTTTCAACAAGGTCATCCACAGCGTTCGCTTTTGGATTTTCATGATTAGGCAATGGATTTTCATTGACATTCGGCCTCTCACCAGATTTTTTGAAGCTCAACCATCCAACATTAATTAAAGATTGCACCTTTCTTTTCAAAGCCGAACAATTTTCAGTTGAGTGTCCCGCTTCTCCAGCATGATAATCACATCGAGCATTTGAATCATACCATTTTGGGTAAGGAGGTTGTATAGGAATAATTGGAATAAGAGCTAAATGTCGATTTTGAATTAGCTGAGATAAAAGCTCTGTATAAGTCATAGGAACTGGATCAAATCGCCATGTATCTGAATTGGTCTTGCTACCTTGACCCTGTACAAATGGTCGAGGAGAATTTAAGATAATGAGTTTTGGAGTTTCAGAGACGGTATGGACTGGTACATAGCTATTATAAGGAATATGAGAAACATTGCTTATATATGACGGAAAGTTTTGCTCATATTTTCTCTGACCAAAAATTGATTTGTGTTTCCCTGAATTAGGAAAACCAATTGCATGAAcctctccttctttcttcttagaTATTGTTCCTTTCTTTATTCCACCATATTCAGTTGTAGCCTCTGTTAACCTCCCGTGTTTtatctcatattcaattctttcgcCAATAACAATAATGTCAGAAAAATTTGTTGATGCATTACCAATCATTCGAACATAGAATGGAGCCCGCAAGATATTCATAAACATAGATGTCATTTCTTTGTCTGTTAACGGTGGCTGAACCTCGGCAGGCATATCTCTCCATCGTTGAGCATATTCATTGAAGCTTTCCGAACTCTTCTTCTCCATCTGttgcaagtctaaacgatctagAGCCATATCAATGTTGTGTTTGTATTGCTTTAGAAATGCATCAGCTAAGTCCTTCCAAACATGAATGTGTGCATTATCTAATTGAATATACCATCGACTAGCTGGACCAGTCAAGCTATAATAGAAGCAATGAACTAGcaatttatcattattaatataCGCCGCCATCTTTCTATAGTACATTATAAGATGACTCCTTGGACACAATGATCCATCATATTTATCAATTTCAggaattttaaactttgttggaATGATCAAGCCTGACACCAAGCACAATTGTGTTGCATTTATATTTCCATAGACATCGGTTCCTTCAATTGCTCgcaacctttcttccaaaacatCCAGCTTTTGCTTAGCCGGAGTGTTCTCATTTTGTCTCATGTCTTGAATTTTAGCTTGAGCTTCCAAATGTTTTATACTTGGGACAAGAGGTGGAACAACATACAACAGATTCGTAGCAACATAGTGTTGAGTGGTTTGAGACTGCGAAACATTCATGTGGCATGGAGTGAATCCTGAAGGATAAATGGGATCATCTGTGTCTTGAACTGGATTTCTTGATTGTGTTGTATCTACAACGACTTTACAACGACTTTTCCTTTCTCCATTGAAAGCAATTCCAGTATTTTTGAAACTTGTTCTCCAAGATTATTAATCTCAACTTGTCTCATTTTATCCATGTCCTTATCTTGTTCTTCCATAATTCGGTTTTTAAACATAATATTGTAAGGATGGCGAATTGGAGTAGGACAAgctatattttcctttttaaaaaaaatataaaaaataaaataaaaaataaaaaattgaagtaaaagagaagaagggaaagagagagagagagagagaagcaaATCTTAgtatataaaattcaaacaacaataataaaatcaaacaaaCATAATGTAAGCTTGACAGAATAAAAGAAATCAAACTGAAActagaaacaaacaaaacgtaATGAACATCACTCTTATTGTCAATAGCAaaatgaacaattaatgaaaacgACCAAAATGTTCTAGTTCTCTACATATCATCCTCAAGAATCTATTTAGATTATCTGCATGAGATtgcattgaaaaaaaaattaaccctCAAATCAGCTGCCCATTCTGCAAAACCATTTGCTTTTTTGGACACCATTGTGATAAATTCAATCGTCTGATCTACACGTTCCACTAGCACTTGAAAATCTCTCGTTTACATATCATAATCAATCTTCATTTGCATGTAATCCGTCTTCAATGACTAATACCCTTGCATTATTCTCTTACTTAAATTTTGAAATGCAGTAAGTTGATAGTGTAAGGAATCGGCATAATTTTTCAGTATCTCATACTCTACAGAGCGCTCGGCCATCTTCAGATGTAGGATATCAACAGTTTGACGCAAACAATGATTGTGTGCTTCCAAATCCATTATTTGTGTTTTTCATTTTCCAATTGATGTATTCAAATCATTTACAAGCTCGAGAATATATTCCTTCCCACTTTctaaatctttaatatattcatCTTGCGACCCCACTGTTGCTTGTAATGTTGTCTTTTCATTGTTCAAACTTCTATTTGTTTTATTCATTTGCCTCATCTCCTTATCTAACGTCTCAAGATTCTTATCTAACGTCTCAAGATTCTTTTCTAACTTATCttgattttttaagaaactCTTAGTCTTTTCGAGTTCGTTCTGCAAATAAGTTGCATGATCCATCCATTGACTTGTCTCTTTACGAAGTTTCCCGTTCTTTTGCTCTAACAGTCGATTTTTCTCTTTTAGTTCTATGCTTTTCTCAATCCACTGATTTGGTTGTTCGAAGCTTGTCTCTTTTCCCCTTTCAACTACCTCCCTTAAGATATCTATTATATTCTTCCTTCTGTTTGCCTGTCATGCCTCGTACCCACTAGTAACTCCTTTGTAATGTCCTTTGTCTTTTATCTTCCTTACAGATTTCCATGCGCATACTGCTCGACGTTTTTTCCTTGACAATCTTCAGGATCGTATGAAAAGTCAGACTCTTGCAGATTATGAGTTGGTGGTATAAACTGTTTGAACCACATCTGACGTAAAACTAACAATGGTGTATAGTTAACACCTCTCCATGGTCCCAACAAAGACAcactgtaacgccccgaaaatttaaggtaaaattttctcgttttatgtaaatttttttggaattcgaaaatgttggtgtaagttgatataataataatataatattaattatattattattattaatatttattttatttgttataatattaatatttgaattattattattatttaatattatagtaatattattaaacaataacattattattacataatattaaattattatttatttaatattaatattattaatatattattattattactttattattattattatttttatttaatatatatattattatttatattaaattattaatattatataattattaagaattatatatatatatatatatatatataataaaaattattttttatttaaaaacaaacCCTAACGCGCGCACAGCCCCCTCCATCTTCGTTTTCTCTCCCTCGCGCCGCCGGccatctcttcctcttcattctcttctccgtTTTTCTCCTCCGCtttcgtctccgccaccatcaccatcctctccgtctccgtcctctgtccctatctccatctccgtcagCGTGTGTAGTTTCCCCGGtcgtcgtccgccgcggctccccatccatttccgatttccttctcggcctcacacaacggCAGACctgccgccgctcgtcgccgctccacgaaacagccagctccgttcctcgtgcgtcgtccgcgaagcgccgccgccgtcgttcgccggaagaaaggACCATCGaaaccgtgctgcccgtttcgcccaacccgacccggttccaagctgacccgacccgaaaccgcttccagttcgagccgcgtgagccgagccgagcgagccgcgtgagcctagccgagcgagccgaaccaagccgagccgcgagccgcgtgagccgagccgcgagccgcgtgagccgagccgcgagccgaaccaagccgagtcgagccgagaaccaagtcgagccgagccgagccgagccgagtccaagccgagccgagccgagccacctaagccttccttcctccacttcggttcacggtgagtcttcggtaaggattgttttgatgaattccctaatgttacctcgtccgattcgagtttgaatgttggattaagatatggccctactttactcccttgaaggtagtacagagttgacgcttaagttctcgggttcctcggcaggcctggttggagatagcttcctttccttgggtaagtcaacggatgtcgcttccgaccttcttaaacgacttctactaaagtcatcaactaaaactttcgtgtttcgttaggtggatctgtcgagcgtggatttcgatcgatgggcataaccgagtatcaggtaagggtttttcctactactggaccccgagtccaggctgaaaccgtagtaatccacaggggattacacgttagtgactgtactgaataactgcatgcgtgttgactgttaagtactgatattatattttgtctgatgtaaatatactgtgactgctatttgtggattgagattttatgttgatggaccttaaagttacggttcagtatgtagtaaaacactggtctggatgtggttcatggagtttggacggggaaggacagtgagtccggtttttggttggttagtcgattggatctagggttttccctaatggtgtgcgaattggtaatgcatatagcaactgagggtgtagatgtttaaacctatactatctgactgacaaagcctatggcgggactgtgatatgaatgccgttgggatgtgactgatgtagacagtttagtatgggctgaggggtaacggttagcttcatctatggggtagtgtgccttacggatatgtgcatccttcgggagcactagactgataggtgcatccttcgggagcactagactgatatgtgtttcctccgggagcactagactgatatgtgcatccttcgggagcactagactgttatgtgcatccttcgggtgcactagactgatatgtgcatccttcgggagcattagactgatgtgtgcgttctacggaaccactagactgctatgtagggtacccccgaataggaagttaactgttgtcccctaacgggcccagtagtgggtcccttactgggtatgtttatactcaccctttctcttctttaacttttcaggtaggggcacagcgaggggcagaccgacgagaggcaggaaggatgcgtgaaggccatatggacgcgtctggttttcttatcgcttccgctatgtattttgtcagaatattttgacttgtgattttaaactggtgacttgatatttttattttgtgacttttttgatttatttaaaatagggcccgaaactgtcttttgtaaggtttctaatgttttaatgaatcgtaactgatccgttttaaattttatgttgaatggtcgagttttggtatttggtagtgacctcagcttagtccgaaaagttgggtcgttacacacaCTGTGAAAATCTCCGCATCTATATATCGCTGCCTTCAAAGGCATCCATTGAGCCTTCCATATGACATTTTCAGAAgtcaattttgcaaagaaagaTAACCAAGCCTCCTTCCTTGGATATGTTGGATCCCAAACTGCCAAACCAAACTCACTGATTGTGTTGCGCATTAAGTTCCATGGGCTATTGAAATCTAACCTTCGACCACCTAAATTCTGCGGGAAATTTGATATGGCTATGTatccaaatatataataaagtaACATAACAATTCAATTTTCCTTCCCCTTTATTCCTACAATAGTTAAGAGATCGAAAAGTTTCAACCAGTATAGGTATAATAGAATTGACTCCTCGTTCTATTTCAAAAAACAATTTGATCACTTATCCATCAACATAACCCTCTACCTTAGGAAAAATCACCGCTCCGTAAATGCACAATGCCAAGAGTGTAAGACCTTTGTCTTCATCAATGTATGTTTGCATCATCATTATTAGATAATCAAATGGCACATTCTCTTCCTCACCCTTAACTTTTATATGCTTTTGAATTTATGTGGCCTTGACGGTTTCTAAAACTTTGACAAGGTCCTTGTTGTTGTTTGCTTTGGgttaaagaaataaacaatttcT
This region of Cucumis melo cultivar AY chromosome 7, USDA_Cmelo_AY_1.0, whole genome shotgun sequence genomic DNA includes:
- the LOC103493254 gene encoding uncharacterized protein LOC103493254, with translation MNVSQSQTTQHYVATNLLYVVPPLVPSIKHLEAQAKIQDMRQNENTPAKQKLDVLEERLRAIEGTDVYGNINATQLCLVSGLIIPTKFKIPEIDKYDGSLCPRSHLIMYYRKMAAYINNDKLLVHCFYYSLTGPASRWYIQLDNAHIHVWKDLADAFLKQYKHNIDMALDRLDLQQMEKKSSESFNEYAQRWRDMPAEVQPPLTDKEMTSMFMNILRAPFYVRMIGNASTNFSDIIVIGERIEYEIKHGRLTEATTEYGGIKKGTISKKKEGEVHAIGFPNSGKHKSIFGQRKYEQNFPSYISNVSHIPYNSYVPVHTVSETPKLIILNSPRPFVQGQGSKTNSDTWRFDPVPMTYTELLSQLIQNRHLALIPIIPIQPPYPKWYDSNARCDYHAGEAGHSTENCSALKRKVQSLINVGWLSFKKSGERPNVNENPLPNHENPKANAVDDLVEKCKNEVHEIVIAMNHLLKVFLKQDMLVRNI
- the LOC127143810 gene encoding uncharacterized protein LOC127143810, coding for MVTLFHDMMHKEIEVYVDDMIAKSKADEDHTTILKKLFDRLRKCQLKLNPSKCTFRATSEKLLGFIISEEGIKVDSDKVRAIMEMPSPKTEKEIRDFLGRLNYISRFISYLTTTCEPIFKLLRKNNPRKWNEDCEEAFNKINQYLQSPPVLIPPASGRPLILYLTVLESSMRGVLGQHDLLRKKEHAIYYLNKKFTDYVSRYSMLERTCCSLVWITHRLRQYMLYHTTWFISKMDPIKHIFKKPSLSERIAKWQVLLSEYDIVYVTKKVIKGSALADHLAAQPVADYEPMRIDFPDENIFLVEKNARDHETWTMLFDGASNELEHGIEVVLISPEGKVFPLTAKLCFECTHNIAEHEACIMGLQVACDMSIKKLKVLDDSMLVIHQVKEECETRDAKLVPYSQYVIKLSQNFEKISFDHVPREDNRMTDALAILAVMFDLNLEFELHPIQITKRDVPAYCMNVGNDNKPWYFDIKEYIKCREYPYEALENDKRTIRRLAMNFFLSGEVLYKRNHDMVLLRCVDEEEAKQIMTDIHEGICGTHANGHTMARQILRSGYYWTTMKSD